CAGGATCAGAGGCGGTCCTTCTTCTCTCGGAGGCCTTCGGGCGCTACTCCCTTGGCCACCCCGCGCAGGGCCCGCATCGGGCGCTCGGGAACGAGGAAGATGACCCCCCCCTTCTCCAGGACTGTGAGCTTCGTGCCGGGGCGGAGTCCGAGGCGCTCCCGTGCCCGGCGCGGAAGCACGAGCTGGAACTTGCTCGAAAGCGTCACCGTCTCCATCGCTTTACAACGAGCATATCGATCGACGATCGGTAAGTCAACAAGCCGGTGCGGGCGCCCAGCGCCCCATGCGGCGATCGCTAATACCCTAACTCCTTCCTCACGGTCTGCGCCCCCTGGACCAGGGCGTCGAGCTTCTGCCGGGCGATCCTGCGCGGGGTTTCCCAGAAGCCGCAGTCCGGGTTCAGCCAGAGCTTGTCGGCGGAGACATACTGGAGCAGGAGCCGGATGCGAGCGGAAACTTCCTCGGGCGGTGCGGTATGATGACAACGACTTTTGGAAGTTTCGACCTGCGTAAACTGGGGGTCAAGACGTGAGACGACGCGCCGGGGGTGTTTTCGGCTTCATTCTGCTAGTACTGATCGAGCTGTCCAGCCCGGAATTCGCTGAACTTCGCAACCTTTCTCCCGAAGCTTTGCGGTCTCGGTTTCAACTGCCACGTGATTGCGAACCCAGCATCACTGCCATGACGGTCGCGGGAAACTCCAATCGCTTCCTCGTCCTCATCGACTGTCTGCGGGGTGAGCCCCAGCGATGGGTCCCGTCACACCTACCGGGTCCTTGACGCGGTTTCATTTCCGTTGCCGGGTCTGGGCGGCGGCCAGGGAGCTTCTCGTGTTCGACCTCTATCCGGGGGCCCTCAAGGAGCGCCGGAGCATGCGGAGGCGGGACATCACGGATTTCCTGTAACCAGGGGTCAGGCCGCGTCGATCTCTGGTTTCCACGCGTCTGACGTGGCTGCCCCCGTTCCGCGGTCGCCATGAACGGTACCGGCTTGCGGAGCGGAAGCTCAGGCGCTAGACTCCGCGTCGACAACGTGATTGGGGAGCCGCCGGGTACGGAGAGGCGGTTGGGAGGCGCGCACCGGGAGGAGCGGATGATGACGAAGAATTTCGCGATCTTCGACTGTGACAGCCATGTGGTGGAGCCTCCCGAGATCTGGGACGAGTACGTGCCGAGCACGGTCCGAGCATGGGTCAAGACCCAGTTTCACTTCCACACGGACACAGAGCTCTTATGCATCAACGGGCGCGTCGTTCCGGCTGCCCGCGAG
The DNA window shown above is from Candidatus Rokuibacteriota bacterium and carries:
- a CDS encoding AbrB/MazE/SpoVT family DNA-binding domain-containing protein, encoding METVTLSSKFQLVLPRRARERLGLRPGTKLTVLEKGGVIFLVPERPMRALRGVAKGVAPEGLREKKDRL